A genomic stretch from Enterobacter oligotrophicus includes:
- the narH gene encoding nitrate reductase subunit beta, with translation MKIRSQVGMVLNLDKCIGCHTCSVTCKNVWTGREGMEYAWFNNVETKPGIGYPKNWEDQDEWQGGWIRGIHGKLTPRLGGKMGVLSKIFSNPVMPQIDDYYEPFTFDYQDLHRAPEGDHLPTARPRSLIDGKRMDKIVWGPNWEELLGGEFEKRARDRNFQKIQKEMYGQFENTFMMYLPRLCEHCLNPSCVATCPSGAIYKREEDGIVLIDQDKCRGWRLCISGCPYKKIYFNWKSGKSEKCIFCYPRIESGQPTVCSETCVGRIRYLGVLLYDADRIEEAASTEHETDLYERQCDVFLNPHDPAVIEEAVKQGIPQNVIDAAQRSPVYKMAMDWKLALPLHPEYRTLPMVWYVPPLSPIQSYADAGGLPQSDGVLPAVESLRIPVQYLANMLSAGDTGPVLRALKRMMAMRHYKRSQTVEGVTDTRAIEEVGLTEAQVEEMYRYLAIANYEDRFVIPTSHREMARDAFPEKNGCGFTFGDGCHGSDTKFNLFNSSRIDAINITEVREHGEGE, from the coding sequence ATGAAAATACGCTCACAGGTTGGCATGGTACTGAATCTCGATAAATGCATAGGCTGCCACACCTGCTCGGTCACCTGTAAGAACGTCTGGACCGGGCGTGAAGGCATGGAATATGCGTGGTTCAACAACGTTGAGACCAAACCGGGCATTGGTTACCCGAAAAACTGGGAAGACCAGGACGAGTGGCAAGGCGGCTGGATCAGAGGTATTCACGGTAAACTCACGCCGCGCCTCGGCGGTAAAATGGGCGTATTGTCGAAAATATTCTCCAATCCCGTCATGCCGCAGATTGACGATTATTATGAGCCGTTCACCTTCGATTATCAGGATCTGCACCGCGCGCCAGAGGGCGATCATCTCCCTACCGCACGCCCTCGCTCACTGATCGACGGCAAACGCATGGATAAAATCGTCTGGGGACCGAACTGGGAAGAACTGCTGGGCGGCGAGTTCGAAAAACGCGCCCGCGACCGTAACTTCCAGAAGATCCAGAAAGAGATGTACGGTCAGTTTGAAAACACCTTCATGATGTACCTCCCGCGCCTGTGCGAGCACTGCCTCAACCCAAGTTGTGTAGCAACCTGCCCGAGCGGCGCAATCTACAAACGTGAAGAGGATGGCATTGTCCTCATCGACCAGGACAAATGCCGCGGCTGGCGTCTGTGCATCAGCGGTTGTCCGTACAAAAAAATCTACTTCAACTGGAAAAGCGGCAAGTCGGAAAAATGCATCTTCTGCTACCCGCGCATTGAGTCGGGTCAGCCAACCGTCTGCTCCGAAACCTGCGTCGGGCGCATCCGCTATCTCGGCGTGCTGCTCTACGACGCGGACCGCATCGAAGAGGCCGCCAGCACCGAACATGAAACCGATCTCTATGAGCGCCAGTGCGACGTATTCCTGAACCCGCACGATCCGGCTGTGATTGAAGAAGCGGTGAAACAAGGGATTCCACAGAACGTGATTGACGCCGCCCAGCGTTCGCCGGTCTATAAAATGGCGATGGACTGGAAGCTCGCCCTGCCGCTGCACCCGGAATACCGCACCCTGCCGATGGTCTGGTACGTACCACCGCTGTCACCGATCCAGTCCTACGCGGACGCGGGCGGCCTGCCGCAGAGCGACGGCGTGCTGCCTGCGGTGGAGAGCCTGCGCATCCCGGTGCAATACCTGGCAAACATGCTCAGCGCGGGCGATACCGGCCCGGTGCTGCGCGCCCTGAAACGTATGATGGCGATGCGCCACTACAAACGTTCCCAGACCGTAGAAGGCGTAACCGACACCCGCGCTATTGAAGAAGTAGGCCTGACGGAAGCACAGGTTGAGGAGATGTACCGCTATCTGGCGATCGCCAACTACGAAGACCGCTTCGTGATCCCGACCAGCCACCGCGAGATGGCCCGCGACGCCTTCCCGGAGAAAAACGGTTGCGGCTTCACCTTCGGCGACGGCTGCCACGGCTCCGACACCAAATTCAACCTCTTCAACAGCAGCCGCATCGACGCCATTAACATCACCGAGGTGCGCGAACACGGGGAGGGAGAATAA
- a CDS encoding nitrate reductase subunit alpha, whose protein sequence is MSKLLDRFRYFKTKGDSFANGHGQVYATNRDWEDSYRQRWQFDKIVRSTHGVNCTGSCSWKIYVKNGLVTWETQQTDYPRTRPDLPNHEPRGCPRGASYSWYLYSANRLKYPLVRRKLIELWRDALAQHTDPVLAWDAIQNDPQKAQSYKQARGRGGFIRSSWKELNQLIAAANVWTIKNFGPDRVAGFSPIPAMSMVSYAAGTRYLSLLGGTCLSFYDWYCDLPPASPMTWGEQTDVPESADWYNSSYIIAWGSNVPQTRTPDAHFFTEVRYKGTKTVAITPDFSEVAKLSDQWLAPKQGTDSALAMAMGHVILKEFHLDNPSDYFLNYCRRYTDMPMLVLLDEQADGRVVPGRMLRASDLADGLGEANNPEWKTIAFDVAGNLVVPNGSIGFRWGEKGKWNLESLAAGQETELTLSLLNIHDSVAEVAFPYFGGNENPHFRSVKQEPVLTRRVPGKTLTLADGSQKRVVSVYDLVLANYGLDRGLEDSNAAHSYAEIKAYTPAWGEQITGVPAYLIEKIAREFADTAHKTHGRSMIILGAGVNHWYHMDMNYRGMINMLVFCGCVGQSGGGWSHYVGQEKLRPQTGWLPLAFALDWNRPPRQMNSTSYFYNHASQWRYEKLTAQELLSPLADASKFTGHLIDFNVRAERMGWLPSAPQLNLNPLHIKARAEAAGMTPQEYTVQGLKSGDVRFACEQPDNGKNHPRNLFVWRSNLLGSSGKGHEYMLKYLLGTESGIQGEDLGSTDDVKPEEVEWQTKAIEGKLDLLVTLDFRMSSTCLFSDIVLPTATWYEKDDMNTSDMHPFIHPLSAAVDPAWESRSDWEIYKGIAKVFSEVCVGHLGTETDVVLQPLQHDSPGELSQPFDIQDWRKGECDLIPGKTAPNIAVVERNYPETYERFTSLGPLLDKLGNGGKGISWNTQNEVDFLGKLNYVKLDGPAKGRPRIETAIDASEVILALAPETNGQVAVKAWEALGELTGRDHTHLALNKEDEKIRFRDIQAQPRKIISSPTWSGLESEHVSYNAGYTNVHELIPWRTISGRQQLYQDHPWMRAFGESLVAYRPPIDTRSVTHMREIPPNGFPEKALNFLTPHQKWGIHSTYSENLLMQTLSRGGPIVWISETDARELGIEDNDWIEAFNANGALTARAVVSQRVPPGMTMMYHAQERILNIPGSEVTGRRGGIHNSVTRVCPKPTHMIGGYAQLAYSFNYYGTVGSNRDEFIMIRKMKNINWLDGEGRDQVQEAKK, encoded by the coding sequence ATGAGCAAACTGTTGGACCGCTTCCGTTACTTCAAAACAAAAGGCGACAGCTTCGCCAATGGACACGGGCAGGTGTATGCCACCAACCGTGACTGGGAGGACAGCTACCGTCAGCGCTGGCAGTTCGACAAAATTGTGCGCTCCACCCACGGCGTAAACTGTACCGGCTCCTGTAGCTGGAAAATTTACGTTAAAAACGGTCTGGTCACCTGGGAAACTCAGCAAACCGACTATCCGCGCACCCGCCCCGACCTGCCCAACCACGAACCGCGCGGTTGCCCGCGTGGTGCCAGCTATTCCTGGTATCTCTACAGCGCTAACCGCCTGAAGTATCCGCTGGTGCGCCGCAAGCTGATAGAACTCTGGCGCGACGCGCTGGCGCAGCACACCGATCCGGTGCTGGCCTGGGATGCCATCCAGAACGATCCGCAAAAAGCACAAAGCTACAAACAGGCACGCGGACGCGGCGGGTTCATCCGCTCGAGCTGGAAAGAGCTGAACCAGTTAATTGCCGCCGCGAACGTCTGGACGATTAAAAACTTTGGCCCGGATCGCGTGGCCGGTTTTTCGCCGATTCCGGCAATGTCGATGGTCTCTTACGCCGCCGGTACGCGTTATCTCTCCCTGCTCGGCGGCACCTGCCTGAGTTTTTACGACTGGTATTGTGATTTACCGCCTGCGTCACCGATGACCTGGGGCGAGCAGACCGACGTGCCGGAATCTGCTGACTGGTACAACTCCAGTTATATTATCGCCTGGGGCTCGAACGTCCCGCAGACGCGCACGCCAGATGCCCACTTCTTTACTGAAGTCCGTTATAAGGGCACCAAAACCGTTGCTATCACACCTGACTTTTCTGAGGTCGCCAAGCTGAGCGACCAGTGGCTGGCACCTAAACAAGGGACGGACAGCGCGCTTGCGATGGCCATGGGCCATGTGATCCTGAAAGAGTTCCACCTGGATAACCCAAGCGACTACTTCCTCAACTACTGTCGCCGCTACACCGACATGCCGATGCTGGTGCTGCTGGATGAACAGGCTGACGGTCGCGTAGTGCCAGGACGGATGCTGCGCGCGTCCGATCTCGCCGATGGTCTCGGTGAAGCCAATAATCCGGAGTGGAAAACCATCGCCTTCGACGTGGCCGGTAATCTGGTGGTGCCGAACGGCTCCATTGGCTTCCGCTGGGGCGAAAAAGGCAAATGGAACCTGGAATCGCTTGCCGCAGGCCAGGAAACCGAGCTGACGCTTTCTCTGCTGAACATCCACGACAGCGTGGCGGAGGTCGCCTTCCCTTACTTCGGCGGCAACGAAAACCCCCACTTCCGCAGCGTGAAACAGGAGCCGGTGCTAACGCGCCGCGTGCCGGGCAAAACCCTGACGCTGGCCGATGGCAGCCAGAAACGCGTGGTCAGCGTGTACGATCTGGTGCTGGCAAACTACGGCCTCGATCGCGGTCTGGAAGACAGCAACGCGGCACACAGTTACGCCGAAATCAAAGCCTACACTCCCGCCTGGGGTGAGCAGATCACCGGCGTACCCGCGTACCTGATTGAAAAAATTGCCCGTGAGTTTGCCGACACGGCGCACAAAACGCATGGCCGGTCGATGATCATCCTCGGTGCTGGTGTGAACCACTGGTATCACATGGACATGAATTACCGTGGGATGATCAACATGCTGGTCTTCTGCGGCTGCGTCGGACAGAGCGGCGGCGGCTGGTCGCACTATGTCGGCCAGGAGAAGCTGCGCCCGCAAACCGGCTGGCTGCCGCTGGCCTTCGCGCTGGACTGGAACCGCCCTCCGCGCCAGATGAACAGCACCTCGTATTTCTACAACCACGCCAGCCAGTGGCGCTATGAGAAGCTGACCGCACAGGAACTTCTCTCTCCGCTGGCGGATGCCTCGAAATTCACCGGGCACCTGATCGACTTCAACGTGCGTGCCGAACGCATGGGCTGGCTGCCCTCTGCCCCACAGCTCAACCTCAATCCGCTGCACATTAAAGCCCGCGCGGAAGCCGCAGGCATGACGCCGCAGGAGTATACCGTTCAGGGGCTGAAATCGGGCGACGTTCGCTTCGCCTGCGAACAGCCGGACAACGGCAAGAATCACCCGCGCAACCTGTTCGTCTGGCGCTCTAATCTGCTCGGCTCGTCCGGCAAAGGCCATGAGTACATGCTGAAATACCTGCTCGGTACCGAGAGCGGCATTCAGGGTGAGGACTTAGGCTCGACCGATGACGTCAAGCCTGAAGAGGTGGAGTGGCAGACCAAAGCCATTGAAGGCAAGCTCGACCTGCTGGTAACGCTCGATTTCCGTATGTCCAGCACCTGCCTGTTCTCCGATATCGTGCTGCCAACCGCCACCTGGTATGAAAAAGACGACATGAATACCTCGGATATGCATCCGTTTATTCACCCGCTCTCCGCCGCCGTCGACCCGGCGTGGGAATCCCGCAGCGACTGGGAGATCTACAAAGGTATTGCCAAAGTCTTCTCCGAGGTGTGCGTCGGCCATCTGGGGACCGAAACCGACGTGGTGCTGCAACCGCTCCAGCATGACTCTCCCGGCGAACTGTCGCAGCCGTTTGATATTCAGGACTGGCGCAAAGGTGAATGCGATCTGATCCCCGGCAAAACGGCACCCAACATTGCGGTGGTCGAACGTAATTATCCGGAAACCTATGAGCGTTTTACCTCCCTCGGCCCGCTGCTGGACAAGCTCGGCAACGGCGGAAAAGGCATTTCCTGGAACACGCAGAATGAAGTCGATTTCCTTGGCAAGCTGAACTACGTCAAGCTCGACGGCCCGGCGAAAGGCCGCCCACGTATTGAAACGGCGATTGACGCCTCCGAGGTGATCCTCGCGCTGGCCCCCGAAACCAACGGACAGGTGGCGGTAAAAGCCTGGGAAGCGCTCGGTGAACTGACCGGACGCGATCACACCCATCTGGCACTGAACAAAGAAGATGAGAAGATCCGCTTCCGCGATATCCAGGCGCAGCCGCGCAAAATCATCTCCAGCCCGACGTGGTCCGGTCTTGAGAGCGAGCACGTCTCGTATAACGCCGGATACACCAACGTTCACGAGCTGATCCCGTGGCGCACGATTTCTGGTCGCCAGCAGTTATATCAGGATCACCCGTGGATGCGTGCCTTCGGGGAGAGCCTGGTGGCCTATCGTCCGCCGATTGATACCCGCAGTGTGACCCACATGCGCGAGATCCCGCCGAACGGCTTCCCGGAAAAAGCGCTCAACTTCCTGACGCCGCACCAGAAATGGGGCATTCACTCCACCTACAGCGAAAACCTGCTGATGCAGACGCTGTCGCGCGGTGGGCCGATTGTCTGGATCAGCGAAACCGATGCGCGTGAGCTGGGCATTGAGGATAACGACTGGATCGAAGCCTTTAACGCCAACGGTGCGCTTACCGCCCGCGCGGTGGTCAGCCAGCGTGTGCCACCGGGCATGACCATGATGTATCACGCCCAGGAGCGCATTCTGAATATTCCGGGTTCCGAAGTGACCGGGCGACGCGGTGGTATTCACAACTCCGTCACCCGCGTCTGCCCGAAACCGACGCACATGATCGGCGGCTACGCGCAACTGGCCTACAGCTTCAACTATTACGGTACCGTCGGCTCTAACCGCGACGAGTTCATCATGATCCGCAAAATGAAAAACATTAACTGGCTGGACGGCGAAGGTCGGGATCAGGTACAGGAGGCGAAAAAATGA
- the narI gene encoding respiratory nitrate reductase subunit gamma — protein MIHYLNVFFYDIYPYICATVFFLGSWLRYDYGQYTWRASSSQLLSKRGMNWASNLFHIGILGIFFGHLFGMLTPHWMYAWFLPVAVKQQLAMIAGGICGVLTLIGGSMLLIRRLFNQRVRATSTTPDIIIMSILLIQCILGLSTIPFSAQYPDGSEMMKLVGWAQGIVTFKGGSSEMLSGVAPIFRVHLVLGMTIFLIFPFTRLVHVWSAPFEYFTRRYQVVRSRR, from the coding sequence ATGATCCACTACCTCAACGTGTTTTTCTATGACATCTACCCGTATATCTGCGCGACCGTTTTTTTCCTCGGAAGCTGGTTGCGCTATGACTATGGGCAATACACCTGGCGCGCCTCATCCAGCCAGTTGCTCAGCAAACGCGGGATGAACTGGGCTTCAAACCTGTTTCATATCGGCATTCTGGGGATCTTCTTCGGCCATCTGTTCGGCATGTTAACCCCGCACTGGATGTACGCCTGGTTTTTGCCCGTTGCCGTCAAACAGCAGCTGGCGATGATTGCGGGCGGGATTTGCGGTGTGCTGACGCTGATCGGTGGCTCCATGCTGCTGATCCGTCGCCTGTTTAACCAGCGGGTACGCGCCACCTCCACCACGCCGGATATCATTATTATGAGTATCCTGCTGATCCAGTGCATCCTGGGGCTTTCAACGATCCCCTTCTCAGCACAGTACCCGGACGGAAGCGAGATGATGAAGCTGGTCGGTTGGGCGCAGGGTATCGTGACGTTCAAGGGCGGTTCATCTGAAATGTTGAGCGGCGTCGCACCAATCTTCCGCGTACATCTGGTGTTGGGGATGACCATCTTCCTGATCTTCCCGTTCACGCGGCTGGTGCACGTCTGGAGCGCGCCGTTTGAGTATTTTACCCGTCGGTATCAGGTGGTGAGATCGCGCCGTTGA
- the narW gene encoding nitrate reductase molybdenum cofactor assembly chaperone: MQILKIIALLIEYPDEMLWESRDEALSLIEQDAPMLLPFAQQHLSAPLLDKQAEWCEVFERGRATSLLLFEHVHAESRDRGQAMVDLMSQYEKAGLQLDCRELPDYLPLYLEYLSIVTDDEARDGLQNVAPILALIGGRLKQRGVAHFQLFDALLTLAGTRLSSDSVATQVSGEKRDDTRQALDAVWEEEQVKFIEDNATSCDSSPMQQYQRRFSQDVAPQYVDVGAGGTK; encoded by the coding sequence ATGCAGATCCTCAAAATCATCGCGCTGCTGATTGAGTACCCCGATGAAATGCTGTGGGAAAGCCGCGATGAAGCCCTTTCCCTGATTGAACAGGACGCGCCCATGCTGCTGCCGTTTGCGCAGCAGCACCTGAGCGCTCCGCTGCTGGATAAGCAGGCCGAATGGTGTGAAGTGTTTGAACGGGGCCGCGCGACGTCGCTACTGCTGTTCGAGCACGTTCATGCCGAGTCACGCGATCGCGGTCAGGCAATGGTCGACCTGATGAGCCAGTACGAGAAAGCCGGGCTGCAGCTGGACTGCCGCGAGCTGCCGGACTACCTGCCGCTCTATCTGGAGTATCTCAGCATCGTTACCGATGATGAGGCGCGGGACGGTCTGCAAAACGTTGCGCCGATCCTGGCGCTGATTGGTGGGCGGTTAAAACAGCGCGGCGTGGCGCATTTCCAGCTATTCGATGCGCTGCTGACGCTCGCGGGCACCCGCCTTTCCAGCGACAGTGTTGCAACTCAGGTGTCTGGTGAAAAACGGGATGACACCCGTCAGGCGCTGGACGCCGTGTGGGAAGAGGAACAGGTGAAGTTTATCGAAGACAACGCCACATCGTGCGACAGCTCGCCGATGCAGCAATATCAACGACGCTTTAGCCAGGACGTCGCACCGCAGTACGTTGACGTCGGCGCGGGAGGCACAAAATGA